The Longimicrobium sp. DNA window CACTTCCGCACTCACGCACTTCTAGAACAGTCCCTGCACGAACCCGCCGTCCACCTGCAGCGTGGTGCCGGTGATGTAGCTGGCGCGGGCGGACGCCAGGAACGCGACCGCGGCGGCGAACTCCTCGGGCTCGCCCATGCGGCCCAGGGGGATGCGGCTGCCCATCTCGGCCAGGATCTCGTCCATGGGGCGCTCCTCGTTGCGGGCGCGCTCCTCGGCCAGGTCTTCGACGCGGCCGGTGCGGGTGTAGCCGGGCGCGACCACGTTGCAGAGCACGCCGAAGGGCGCCATCTCCGTTGCCATCGTCTTCACGAACCCCCCCACCCCGGCACGCGCGGTGTTGGAAAGGATGAGCCCGGGGAGCGGCTGCTTGGCCGAGACGGAGGTGATGGCGATGAAGCGGCCCCAGCGGCGGGCCTTCATGTGCGGCGCCACCTCCTGCGCGAAGCGGATGGTGCTCATGAGGTTGAGATCGATGGCGCGCTCGAAGTCCTCGGCCGCGGTGGTCTCGAAGCGGGTGCCCGGCGGCCCGCCCGCGTTGGCCACGGCGATCTCTACGGTGCCCCAGCGGTCCACCGTCTGGTCTACGAGCGCGCGGATCTCGTCCGGGCGCGTCATGTCGGCGGGGATGGCGAGCACCTGGGTGCCGGTTTCGCGGCGGATCTCCTCGGCGGCGGCGCGCAGGCGCGGCTCGTTGCGCGCGGAGATGACGACGCGCGCCTTCTCGCGCGCCAGCTCGCGCGCGACCGCCTTCCCCAGCCCCATGCTGCCGCCCGTGACGATGGCGACGCGGTCCCTGATCCCCAGATCCATTGCCCGATTCGTCCGTCAGGTGTGTGCGCCGGTTTGCTCGCGGGGAAGGTAGGCTGCCGCGGGCCGGGGGGAAAGCAGGGGACAAGGGGACAGGGAACAGGGAGCGGACCTGGCTTGGATGGGCGTCCTCCGCCTCGCGCCCTCTCCGGCCGGCTCAGGCCGTCCACCTCTCCCGTACCGGGAGAGGTAGCTGGGCTGCATCGGTGCGCCTCGGCTGCATCTTGCCCGCCTGGCTGGTCCCCTCCGCACGCTCCGCGGGGAAGGGGAGAACTCAGCGCGGGGGACAGCACCGGAGCACCAGGGAAGCTCGGTCGAGATGGAGTTTCGGAGGCGCGCGGATGCTGGAAAGCCACCTCCTCCCGGAACGGGAGGGGGTCGCGCCCTCCGGCGCGGGGGGAGGGCGCGAGGCGTCCGGAGCGCGCCGCGGGTTCAGCGTGACGGAGCCGTACTTTCGTACTCTCGTACTTCATCCCGCACGCACTCACGCACTTCCGCACTTCATCCCCGCACTTTCGCACTCTCGCACTTTCGCACTCCCACACTTACGTTTCACCGCAACCATTTACGACGTCCCCGAACGATCCCTCCGTCTCCACCCGTGCCGGCGATGAACCGTTGAGGGCGCGCATCAACACGCTGCCGGAGCCGCGGCGCATCCTGTCGTGGCTGTACCTGGGGCGGCTGGCGCTGGCGGCGGGGATCTTCGTGGCCGCCGCGTGGACCTGGCGCGACGTGGCCCCGCAGACCACGCTGGCCGCCACCCTCATGCTGGTGGGCACCGCCGCCTTCACCGGCGCATCGGCG harbors:
- a CDS encoding SDR family oxidoreductase, which produces MDLGIRDRVAIVTGGSMGLGKAVARELAREKARVVISARNEPRLRAAAEEIRRETGTQVLAIPADMTRPDEIRALVDQTVDRWGTVEIAVANAGGPPGTRFETTAAEDFERAIDLNLMSTIRFAQEVAPHMKARRWGRFIAITSVSAKQPLPGLILSNTARAGVGGFVKTMATEMAPFGVLCNVVAPGYTRTGRVEDLAEERARNEERPMDEILAEMGSRIPLGRMGEPEEFAAAVAFLASARASYITGTTLQVDGGFVQGLF